Proteins from a genomic interval of Treponema brennaborense DSM 12168:
- a CDS encoding extracellular solute-binding protein, with translation MKKNLLKWCAAALAAMCFTSCAKDDGKTLYLFNWTYYTPDTVIKQFEQEFGVKVKVDSFASNEEMFAKLKAGASGYDIVFPSQDYVSIMIKEDMLREIDRTKLPNAQYISPLVLEKATYDPDMKYSVPYYMGAAGVAVNKTKVTSYEKSWNIFARTDLKGRMCMMDDMREVIGDALAYMGKSVNSLDDAELNAAKELVITEWKPNLVKFDAEGFGKSFAAGDFWVVQGYAEVVFGEVPPEKWNTVDFFIPREGGPMYIDSMCILKNAKHYDLAMEFINFIQRPEVYAQFLDEFRFPPSVNTEAHRFMKTEPMYTAEEMAACEIKEDVGAGLKKFDTAWQDIRFTE, from the coding sequence ATGAAAAAGAACCTTTTAAAATGGTGTGCAGCGGCGCTCGCCGCAATGTGTTTTACCTCGTGTGCGAAAGACGACGGTAAAACGTTGTATCTGTTCAATTGGACGTATTACACTCCCGATACGGTTATCAAACAGTTTGAACAGGAATTCGGCGTTAAAGTAAAAGTCGACAGCTTCGCTTCAAACGAAGAAATGTTCGCCAAACTGAAAGCGGGCGCATCCGGATACGACATCGTTTTTCCGTCGCAGGATTACGTGTCGATCATGATCAAGGAAGATATGCTGCGGGAAATAGACCGCACGAAGCTGCCCAACGCACAGTACATCAGTCCGCTTGTACTTGAAAAAGCGACGTACGATCCTGACATGAAATACAGCGTCCCCTACTACATGGGCGCCGCGGGAGTCGCCGTAAATAAAACGAAAGTAACGTCTTATGAAAAGAGCTGGAATATTTTTGCGCGGACAGACTTGAAAGGCCGCATGTGCATGATGGACGATATGCGCGAAGTTATCGGCGACGCGCTCGCCTACATGGGCAAATCCGTCAATTCGCTCGACGACGCGGAACTGAACGCGGCCAAGGAACTCGTCATAACCGAATGGAAACCGAATTTGGTAAAATTCGATGCGGAAGGATTCGGCAAATCGTTTGCCGCGGGTGATTTTTGGGTCGTACAAGGATACGCGGAAGTCGTGTTCGGCGAAGTTCCGCCGGAAAAATGGAACACCGTCGATTTTTTCATTCCCCGCGAAGGCGGTCCGATGTACATCGATTCCATGTGCATTCTGAAAAACGCGAAACATTACGACTTGGCGATGGAATTCATCAATTTTATTCAGCGCCCGGAAGTGTACGCGCAGTTTTTGGACGAATTCCGGTTTCCGCCGAGCGTCAATACGGAAGCACATCGTTTCATGAAAACAGAACCGATGTACACCGCCGAAGAAATGGCCGCGTGTGAAATCAAGGAAGACGTCGGTGCGGGTCTGAAAAAGTTCGATACGGCTTGGCAGGACATACGCTTCACGGAATAA
- a CDS encoding ABC transporter ATP-binding protein, giving the protein MKGSVVSIEHVSKHFGSFHALDDVNFTINKGEFFSLLGPSGCGKTTLLRIIAGFEFPDDGVVLFDDRNVIPLPPDKRQSNTVFQNYALFPHLSVYENIAFPLKLRKLNKTSIDEKVREYLHLVQLDAHMNKKPNQLSGGQRQRVAIARALINEPRVLLLDEPLSALDAKLRSNLLVDLDALHDKIGITFIYVTHDQSEALSVSDRIAVMNQGKVLQVGTPFEIYESPATEFVAQFIGETNIFPSRVSECKAIEMPAGKDVEYMVSLEAPQLGSRINAPAGTEQFIQVTDYEQTEIGQKVCFTVRPEKIRITLDPPVTERNDINVFRGVVEEPIYSGFQSKFYVRLENGTIVKVFKQHTNYLDDGPEIEWKDTVYISWSANDGYIVEDIDK; this is encoded by the coding sequence TTGAAAGGAAGCGTTGTTTCGATCGAACACGTGTCAAAGCATTTCGGATCTTTCCATGCGCTCGACGACGTGAATTTTACCATCAATAAGGGTGAATTCTTTTCCTTATTAGGCCCTTCCGGCTGCGGTAAAACGACTTTATTGCGGATCATTGCCGGTTTTGAATTTCCCGATGACGGTGTGGTACTATTTGACGATCGGAACGTTATTCCGCTTCCTCCGGATAAACGCCAGTCAAATACCGTGTTTCAGAATTACGCACTGTTTCCCCATTTGTCGGTATATGAAAATATTGCGTTCCCGCTCAAATTGCGCAAACTGAATAAAACCAGTATCGACGAAAAAGTCAGGGAATATCTGCATTTGGTGCAGCTCGACGCGCATATGAACAAAAAGCCGAATCAGCTCTCCGGCGGACAGCGGCAGCGCGTTGCAATCGCACGGGCGCTCATCAACGAACCGCGGGTGCTGCTGCTGGACGAACCGCTTTCGGCGCTCGACGCAAAACTGCGTTCCAATCTGCTCGTGGATTTGGACGCCCTGCACGATAAAATCGGCATTACCTTTATTTACGTTACGCACGATCAGTCCGAAGCGCTCTCCGTTTCGGATCGCATCGCCGTCATGAATCAGGGAAAAGTGCTGCAGGTCGGAACGCCGTTCGAGATTTACGAAAGTCCGGCGACGGAATTCGTCGCGCAGTTCATCGGCGAAACGAATATTTTTCCGTCGCGCGTGTCCGAATGCAAGGCCATTGAAATGCCCGCGGGAAAAGATGTCGAATATATGGTGTCTCTTGAAGCGCCGCAGCTCGGCAGCCGGATAAACGCGCCGGCGGGAACCGAACAGTTCATTCAGGTTACCGACTACGAGCAGACGGAAATCGGCCAGAAAGTCTGTTTTACCGTACGTCCCGAAAAGATCCGCATTACGCTCGACCCTCCCGTGACGGAACGGAACGACATCAACGTGTTCCGCGGCGTCGTTGAAGAGCCGATCTATTCGGGTTTTCAGTCCAAATTTTACGTCCGCCTAGAAAACGGCACGATCGTAAAAGTGTTCAAACAGCATACCAACTATCTTGACGACGGCCCCGAAATCGAGTGGAAAGACACCGTGTATATTTCTTGGAGCGCCAACGACGGATATATCGTCGAGGATATAGATAAATGA
- a CDS encoding ABC transporter permease, whose product MSAAPEDVKPPEAGSLSERKERIKLRRAHKLFKTPGALYAWPMGAWFTVFFVIPLVIIILYSFLEKGLYGGVVWKFSFEAYRQMFNPKYGIILLRTVKIALISTLVTILIALPCGYAMARSKRQTMLLILVIIPFWTNSLIRIFAWMSILGNDGIVNSLLRQLGIVSEYAKLLYNQNAVILVSVYMYLPYAILPVFTSIDRFDFSLLEAARDLGATKPQSMFKVLLPNIKSGVVTAIIFTFIPIFGAYTVPLLVGGKDSYMIGNIIVDQVNKTRNWPLAAAFSMIITVVSMLGVLWMMNSGKKDAALKDTGKTERGK is encoded by the coding sequence ATGAGCGCGGCACCGGAAGATGTAAAACCGCCGGAAGCCGGCTCCCTTTCCGAGCGGAAAGAACGGATAAAGCTCAGACGGGCTCATAAATTATTTAAAACACCGGGCGCGCTGTACGCGTGGCCTATGGGTGCCTGGTTTACCGTCTTTTTCGTCATACCGCTCGTGATCATTATTCTCTACAGTTTTCTGGAAAAAGGGCTGTACGGCGGAGTCGTCTGGAAATTTTCTTTTGAAGCGTACCGGCAGATGTTCAATCCCAAATACGGAATCATTCTGCTGCGCACGGTTAAAATCGCATTGATTTCAACGCTCGTTACGATACTGATCGCACTGCCGTGCGGTTACGCGATGGCGCGCAGCAAACGGCAGACGATGCTGCTCATTCTGGTGATCATTCCGTTCTGGACCAATTCACTCATTCGTATTTTCGCCTGGATGTCCATTTTGGGCAACGACGGTATCGTCAATTCCCTGCTGCGGCAGCTCGGCATCGTCTCCGAATATGCAAAATTACTGTACAATCAGAACGCCGTAATTCTGGTATCCGTATACATGTATCTGCCGTACGCCATTCTGCCGGTATTCACGTCGATAGACCGCTTCGACTTTTCCTTATTGGAAGCCGCGCGCGATCTGGGCGCAACAAAACCGCAGTCGATGTTCAAAGTTCTGCTTCCGAACATAAAAAGCGGCGTCGTAACGGCGATCATTTTTACGTTCATTCCGATATTCGGCGCATACACCGTACCGCTGCTCGTCGGCGGCAAAGATTCGTACATGATCGGAAACATCATCGTCGATCAAGTGAATAAAACGCGCAACTGGCCGCTCGCGGCGGCGTTTTCCATGATCATCACGGTCGTCAGTATGCTCGGCGTGCTGTGGATGATGAATTCAGGCAAAAAAGACGCGGCGCTTAAAGACACCGGTAAAACTGAAAGGGGCAAATAA
- a CDS encoding ABC transporter permease, with protein MTNNPYRRLIDRVNRKKPASEPARHARRAFMAKRPFSLSMTVLAVTFVFLFLPLIFIIFYSFNESKGSDFTGFSLIWYKQLFFDSDDLWTALANSLIVAFSSAAVSTILGTLAAVGINWYKFRGKSYIQSISFLPMVLPEVIIGVSMLIFFSGIKLPLGLFTIFAAHTTFCLPFVYLMVLARIDEFDFSIIEAAHDLGATERQTMLKVIMPGIMPGILSGFMMAVTMSLEDFVITFFVSGPGSTTLPLYVYSMIRFGVSPVINALSFVLILATILITITLRKFLKTIAAAK; from the coding sequence ATGACGAACAATCCTTACCGCCGCCTCATAGACAGGGTAAACAGAAAAAAACCGGCGTCGGAACCCGCGCGGCACGCACGGCGTGCGTTTATGGCAAAACGGCCGTTTTCACTGTCGATGACCGTGCTCGCCGTTACGTTCGTGTTTCTGTTTCTGCCGCTGATTTTTATCATTTTTTATTCGTTCAACGAAAGCAAAGGATCCGATTTTACCGGATTTTCACTGATATGGTATAAGCAGCTGTTTTTCGATTCCGACGATCTGTGGACGGCGCTCGCCAACAGTCTCATCGTTGCGTTCAGTTCCGCAGCCGTTTCCACGATCCTCGGCACGCTCGCCGCGGTCGGTATCAATTGGTATAAATTCCGCGGGAAATCGTATATTCAGAGCATCAGTTTTCTGCCGATGGTTCTGCCGGAAGTGATTATCGGCGTTTCCATGCTGATTTTTTTCTCGGGCATAAAACTGCCGCTCGGCTTGTTTACGATTTTTGCCGCGCATACGACGTTTTGCTTACCGTTCGTCTATCTGATGGTGCTTGCCCGCATAGACGAATTCGATTTTTCCATTATAGAAGCCGCGCACGATTTGGGAGCGACCGAACGGCAGACGATGCTGAAAGTCATCATGCCCGGCATCATGCCCGGTATTTTGTCAGGATTCATGATGGCAGTTACCATGTCTCTTGAAGATTTCGTCATTACGTTCTTCGTATCGGGCCCCGGTTCGACCACGCTTCCGCTGTACGTCTATTCGATGATTCGCTTCGGCGTGTCGCCGGTTATCAACGCGCTGTCGTTCGTTCTGATTCTGGCAACGATTCTCATAACCATTACGCTGCGTAAATTCCTTAAAACGATCGCCGCCGCAAAATAA